The DNA window TCATCGGTGCAGGTGCGGACCATGGAGTCCCAGCAGCCGCCGATTCGCATCATTTGCCCTGGGCGTGTCTACCGTTGCGATTCCGACCAGACCCACTCACCCATGTTTCACCAGGTCGAAGGGTTGTTGATCGATGAAGGCGTCAGCTTTGCCGACCTGAAGGGAACCATTGAACAGTTCCTGCGCGCCTTCTTCGAGGCCGATCTCGAGGTGCGTTTCCGCCCATCGTTCTTCCCGTTCACCGAGCCTTCGGCCGAGGTGGACATTCGCCGAGTGGTCACCCGCAATGGCGAGCAGAAGCCCGATTGGCTGGAGGTGCTGGGTTGCGGCATGGTCCACCCGAACGTGCTGCGCATGTCCGGGATTGATCCTGAGAAGTATCAGGGCTTCGCGTTTGGCATGGGGGTGGAGCGCCTGGCCATGCTGCGCTACGGGGTAGGTGACCTGCGGATCTTCTTCGATAACGATCTGCGCTTTCTCGAGCAGTTCCGTTAAGGCCCGGCAGGATTCTAGGAGTACAGAATGAAGTTCAGTGAACAGTGGCTGCGTAGCTGGGTGAACCCTGATGTTTCCAGTGATGAACTGGTTGCTCGTCTCTCCATGCGAGGCCTGGAAGTCGACTCGGCAACGCCTGTGGCGGGAGCCTTCAGCGGTGTGGTCATCGGCGAGGTATTGAGTGCCGAGCAACACCCCGATGCGGACAAGCTGCGTGTCTGCCAGGTCAGCGATGGCGCGCAGACGCTGCAGGTGGTCTGTGGTGCGCCGAATGTGCGGCCAGGCCTGCGTATTCCCTTTGCAACCATCGGCGCGGAATTACCGGGTGGCTTCAAGATCAAGAAGGCCAAGTTGAGAGGTGTCGAGTCCAACGGCATGCTCTGCTCGGCCTCCGAGTTGCAGATCAGCGATGAGAACGACGGCCTGCTGGAACTGGCGGCGGACGCTCCCGTTGGTGCGGACATTCGTGAATACCTTGGCCTCGACGACATCAGTATCGAAATCGGCCTGACGCCGAACCGTGGCGACTGTTTGTCCATTGCAGGCCTTGCGCGTGATGTCGGCGCCATTTATGGCGAGCCGGTACAAGCCCTTGAGGTCGTGCCGGTGAGTGCTGTCCATGATGAAGTCCGCAGCGTCGAAGTGGCTGCCCCCGAGGCTTGCCCGCGTTACCTGGGGCGTGTCATTCGCAATATCGATATCTCGCGTCCGACGCCCGTATGGATGGTCGAGCGCCTGCGCCGCTCCGATATTCGCAGCATCGATGCGGTAGTCGATATCACCAACTATGTGATGCTTGAGCTGGGCCAGCCTTTGCATGCGTTCGACCTGAAGCAGATCCAGGGTGGAGTTCGTGTGCGCATGGCGGAAGAGGGCGAGCAACTGGTACTGCTGGATGGGCAGAAAGTGACCTTGCGGGCGGATACACTGGTCATCGCCGACCATGAGCGTGCATTGGCCATTGCCGGTGTCATGGGTGGAGAGTTCAGTGGTGTCGCCAAGGATACGCGGGACCTGTTCCTGGAAAGTGCATTCTTCGACACCATCGCACTGGCGGGCAAGGCCCGCTCCTACGGCCTGCATACCGATGCTTCGCATCGTTATGAGCGTGGCGTGGATGCAGAGTTGGCACGTAAGGCTATCGAGCGTGCGACAGCCTTGTTGCTGGAAATCGTTGGTGGTGAGCCAGGGCACGTCATCGAGGCGCTGTCCAAGGATCACTTGCCATCCGTAGCGCCGATTACCTTGCGGCATGAGCGAATTGAGCAGCTTCTGGGACTCTCCTTACCTGATGAGCAAGTTGTCGCTCTGCTATCCGCATTGGAGCTGAAGCTGCTTGAGCAATCACCAGGTGTCTGGTTTGTCGAAGTGCCGAGACATCGCTTCGATATCAGCCTGGAAGTCGATCTGATCGAGGAGATTGCACGGCTTTATGGTTATGACCGTCTACCGGTCCGTTATCCGCAAGTACGCCTGGCGCCTGGCGCTCGCTCGGAGTCTTCCATTGAGTTGCCTGCCTTGCGTAAGACGTTGGTGGCACGAGGTTACCAGGAGGCGATTACTTACAGTTTCATCGATGCCAAGTCCTTCGCTCAGTTCCATCCAGACCAGCAGCCGTTGTCGTTATCCAATCCGATTTCGGCGGACTTGTCAGTGATGCGCTCCTCTCTCTGGCCAGGGCTGGTCAAGGCGTTGCAGTACAACCTGAATCGTCAGCGCACCCGTGTGCGCTTGTTCGAAGCTGGACTGCGCTTTGTCGGGCAACTGCAGAATGGGCTCGAAGGGCTCATCCAGGAGCGTGTTTTGTCTGGACTGCTGAGTGGCGCCCGCTTCCCTGAAAGCTGGAGCAACTCGCGTGACACCTTCGATTTTTTCGATGCCAAGGCTGATGTAGAAGCATTGCTGGCGGTGGCTGGAGATTCTGCTGCCTATCGCTTCGTTGTTGGCGAGCATCCAGCGCTGCATCCGGGGCAGACTGCGCGTATCGAACGTGATGGGCGCCTGGTTGGCTTTGTCGGTAGCCTGCACCCGCGTCTGGCGAGTGAACTGGGTATCGAACAGCCTGTCTATTTGTTCGAGCTGCTGGTGCCGGAACTCTTGGAAGGGAGTTTGCCGCAATTCGTTGAGCTATCACGCTTTCCCGAAGTGCGCCGCGACCTTGCATTGCTGATTGAGCGGGATATTCCTGCTGGTGCCGTACTGGAGGCCATACGTGAGGTTGCCGGTGAGTATTTGACGGATGTGCGGTTGTTCGATGTCTACCAAGGCAAAGGAATCGACCCACTCAGCAAAAGCCTGGCCGTTGGCTTGACCTGGCAACACCCTTCACGCACTCTAAATGACGATGAAATAAACAGTGCCCTGCAGGGCACGCTTGACTTACTGAGAGACAGGTTCAACGCAACGTTAAGGAAGTAGCGCATGGCGGCCCTGACGAAAGCAGAAATGGCGGAGCGTCTTCACGAAGAGCTCGGCTTGAATAAACGCGAGGCCAAGGAACTGGTCGAGCTTTTTTTCGAAGAAATTCGTCAGGCCCTTGAACAGAACGAGCAGGTCAAATTGTCCGGCTTCGGCAATTTCGACCTGCGCGACAAACGCCAGCGGCCAGGACGCAATCCCAAGACGGGTGAAGAAATACCTATCACGGCTCGCCGCGTAGTGACCTTCCGCCCAGGACAGAAACTCAAGGCCAGAGTAGAAGCCTATGCTGGAACCAAGTCATAACGATGAGCTTCCCACCATTCCTGGTAAGCGCTATTTCACCATTGGCGAAGTGAGTGAGCTATGTCTGGTCAAGCCGCATGTCCTGCGTTACTGGGAGCAGGAGTTTCCTCAGCTCAGCCCGGTGAAGCGGCGTGGTAACCGCCGTTATTACCAACGCCAGGACGTTCTGATGATTCGCCAGATCCGTGGGTTGCTCTACGACGAAGGGTTCACCATCGGTGGTGCAAGGCAGCGCCTTTCCGGCGAAGCCGCCCATGATAACAGCACGCAATACAAGCAGCTTATCAGGCAGACGATTACCGAACTGGAAGAGGTTCTCTTGGTGCTGCAGGCCTGAGTGATTGTCTTATTACGTTCCCCTGTAGTGGCTCAGCAAGAAAAATCTTCACAGTTTCAAATGGTTAATGTAGAATATGGCTCGCTGTAAAAGAAACAGCATGTGTCGGGGCGTAGCGCAGCCTGGTAGCGCACTTGCATGGGGTGCAAGGGGTCGAGTGTTCGAATCACTCCGTCCCGACCAAAAAACCTCAAGAAATCCAGTCACTTAGCGGTGACTGGATTTTTTTATGCCCGATGGTTTTTGAGGGCTTCCGATTTTTGCCCCACTTTTTGCCCCACCGCGGGTTTTTACCCTATGAATGCTCACTGCCAACATCCCAGAAAGGATATCCACGTTACGGATGCCTTGTGCGTCTGGAGTATCCCGCGATCCATCTTCTGTTCTGCGGCGGCACCAGTTTGTCCAAGGCATACGGCCTGATCGGGTGCATGTCCAAGGACGTGGATCTCAAGGTTGTATTGGACGAGCCGGGCATCGGCGGTGCTTCCCGGTCAAAAAATCTGAGCCAGTTGAAAGTAGAGGTGGCGCAGTTGCTGGAGTCCATGGGGTTCGTCCTATGGAATCGCGACCCCGAGAGCGTTCAGCGTCGCTGTATCCATCTTCCCGCTAATGGCAAGCCCCGAGTCCATCTGGAATGCCATCAAGGCACCACGTGTGCCGTTGCCCATGATCCCGTCGATAGATCCGGTGTAGTACTTCTTCACCATCAGTGCCATCTGTACCCGCATGATCAGGAGGGAGAGGTCGCTGCCTGCTGGCCGTGCTTTCTGGGAGGGAACCTGGGTGTTCGATGTTGAGCTACTTGGAGTGCCATTGAAGTTAGAACTGGAGCCATGCGCGGGGCCAGGGCTGGGGTTGCTGTATGAAGTGCGCGGAGCAGGGGCTGGAGGCGGAGTGTATTGCCTGGGTGCGCTGTAGCCTCCTCCGGAACCGCTGTAGTGGGAGCGGTGGGAGCTGTGCGAACGGTGGGAGCTATGTGAGCGATGCGCTGCGTAGATGTTTATGGCGTCCGCCGAGTTCAGCGTGTTCTTGAACACTGGAGGCCCATCACTCGCGCGGGGTGTCCAATCGGAGCCCGCCAGGGCTACCTGGTTGGCCTGAGCCATAGAGGTTGCCACTACTGGGAGCATGGCGATGGTTTGGCCAATCAACAGTTTCCATCGACTGATGAGTTTCATATTGCTCTCCTTGCGTATGTGCCCAGCTCAACTGCTGTAAGGGGGCGAATGCCTCGGCTCTGCCACCGAGAGGAATGCGACTTGAAGAAACCGGCGCACTGTGTGACCGCAGCGCAGTCCTGGCAGGCATCGATGAAAAGATTCTTCCAATCCGAAATGCTCTGCCGGTAGAAGGTGAAGAGCGAAGGCTCAAGCACGCAGAGGGGGAGGTTGTAGACCGAGACTGGCACGCCACGAATATCCAGGAAGTGCGCAGCCAGGCCCAGTTCCTTCTGATAGTCCAGCGGGTCGATCCACAGCTCGTCATAGTGTTTCTTCGCGAGCCCCATGTTTTCGATGCCCATCAGTGCGACGTGCTGAACGAAGGGCATGTTCCTGAAAATGAAATGCGCCAATTCTGGCAACCGTGGTGCTGTCAGCTTGCTCAAGACGACGCGAACCTCGATGCGCTGGTTCGCACGAGCGAGGTTGTAGAGCCCCTGAAGCGTTTCGCTAAAGGCACCGGGAGACTGGACGACATGGTCGTGGTCATCTGCGTTATCGGCGTATAGCGGAATGCCCCAAGTCAGATACGGGTGATCGATTCCCTTGAGGTCGGAAATCCAGTTGGAGTCGCTCTGTAGACGGCCATTGCTTAGAAGGTGCAATGATTTTTCTGCGATGACTTCCTTGGCCTTGGCGATGATCGCGAGAAGTCCCTCTTTGTGCAGCGTGGGCTCTCCACCACTGATTCCGACCTGTTCCTCGCCAGGATCCATCAAGTCGATAAGGCGAAGGTTTTCTTCGACGTGCCAGAGGTCATCGATATCTTTAGGGGGCTGAGAGCACATCAGGCACAGGCTGTTGCAGCGATCAGTCATGAACATCAGATTGCTGTTGGAGCCGCGTCTGTAGAGCACCCTTACCACTCGGGAGTCCGGAGAGACGACGATCACATCTCCAGGCTGAACGACGCTCAGGTCATTGGGGTTGGAAATCTGCGGGCCATGGAAATCGTCAATCGCCGTTTCGCTCCCAGGGAGAATCAGGCCTCCGACGGGCAGGGAAAGCAGTTGCTGGGAGTAGGCTGATTCGGGCTCCTCCAGCCAAAGAGCGAAGTCGCTCAAACTGGCTTCTCCTGCACACACGGCCGTGCCTTTCTCGATCAACTCTGCTGGAGTGATGACCTTGAACAGGCGGGTACAAGTCAGGTTGTGTATATCGAATTGAGTATCCAGGCGAAGCATTTCTACCCTCTGTAGCCGGCGACTGGAAGATCCCCCAGGGAGCGCCGAGATAACCAGGAAAGAAGTACCCGCTGCGTGGCCTCATCACCGTCGCGAAGCAGGCGAAATAGGTGGGTGAGCAGTTCGGAGTTCTTTTGGCAGAAGGTGCTGAACGCCCGGTGGCCGACGGGGTCACCCTGACGCGCGAAGTGCTCGATGGGGTCAGCGCCGCAGTAAGGCACGAGCGCACAATCTGAACAGCCTGGGAGGGCTTCAGCCACGCCAGCGGAGAGCAGTAGCTCTATGACTGGTGAGCTCAGCAGCCTCTGTAGTGGCTGTGTCACGTGTCCCAGTTTCAGGCCGTTTTCTCCCATTTCGAGCAGCATGCGTGCTTCGTCGGATGGGTAGACGTCACCGTCATAGTTGTAGAGAAGGGTGCCCAGTCCTGCCCCGAGTGGCGAGCGTAAATCCACGTAGCCTGACGAAAATGGCGTCAGTACGTTACTGAGCAACAGGGAGGTGTAGCCTTCAGAAAGGTAGACGCCCTGTTGGTTGATCTTGATCAGGTAGGCCAGTGATGCCTTGTAGAAATCGAGGTATTCATCCATTGAGTAATCCAGGCGCTGACTGGATTTCTTCGCGAATCCGTATGGGCTCAGTGGGCGCAGTGCAATGCTGTTGAAGCCCCGCAACACGTACTCGTCGATAATGGCCTGCGGGTATTGGAGGCTTCTTGCGGTCAGGGTGGTCAACGCCGATACAGCATCGCTCCCCAACCGTTCCCTGACCTTCTCGATACCTTCCAGTGTGCGCTCGTAGGCGTCTTTCCCGGGAGTAGGGCGGTTGGCGTTATGCAGGAATGCTGGGCCATCCAGAGAGGTGGAAAACTGGATGCCGTGGGTCTTCGCGAAATCCAGTATTTCATCTGTCAGGTGATGCAGGGTGCTGCTGATGACGAACTGAATGCTGCGTTTCGCATGTTCATTTCGTTCCACCACGGCTTCAACGATCTGCCGAATGCGATCAAATGCGAGCAGCGGCTCGCCGCCCTGGAACTCCACCGTGAGAACGGGTGAGGGTGACTCAAACAGCCGATCAACTGCATGGCGTGCATGCTCAGGCGACATATCGTGGCCTGAGCCCCCGAGCGGCGCCCGAGATACTTGGCAGTACTGACAGGTGTGATTGCATCGCAACGTGACGACGAATAGATGCAGGGCCGGCCCACCAAACAGAAACTCTTTCCGGCTGCGATATTGTGCTGCGATTTCAGGGATCGGGTTGTGCCGTTGCGGCTCGAATATGAAGTGTCGGGCCAATAGGTCTTTGTACAGCGACGTCCCACGTTCGAGCTGCTTATCTACGAGTTGGCGCAGCTGTTGCGCGGATATGAACAGGTATTCCCCTGTTTCAGCAGTAATGAGCACATTGTTCGTGCTGGTATCTTCCATGCGCAGGAATCGGAAAGGCAGGAGCTTGTAGCCGACCTCCCTCGCTACCAATGCTATCCCCAATTTAAACCCCTGCCTCCCTGAGAGCGACGCCGGCCAGCAGTTCTCGCAGGCCTGCAGTCTCTTGCTGAATCTGCTCTCGAAGAGAAAAGTCATTCAGCGAGCGAGTAATCAGCATGCGGGCGTACGCTTCACTCAATTGAGGTGCGTCGATTCTAGGATCTGCAGGCGTGACGGTGAGGTGCAGGCAGCCCTCTTGTCGAGCAATGAGTATCGAGAGGGTCGAAGACAAAGCGTATGCAGATTTCTGCGCGACCCTCAGCGGGTAGGTACTCTCGTCTATTACTACTGTCAGTACCCACGTCATGGGGTCGGTCTTCCTTGGCCTTTAGCGACCTTGGAAATACTGCCTGAAATAAAGGCATTTAGCCATATAGTTCGGATGGGTGAGGGCATTCTCAGCGGCCTTACAGTCGTCATCCCAGGTATTCCTGATCCTGATAGCCATGGTGTGCTCTCAACACCTCCTACGAGGCAGTGCTGGTTCACTTCTCCAGCCTCACCGTGCGATCGTCGATTGATTCAGAGTCGATGGCGCATGCTGGTGGTCGGCTACTGTCTTCTCATGATTTCCATATAACTCTATAATTACGATTATTAAGTTTTATTTTGTATTTTAAGACTCAAAATTATGAATTTATCACTTACCAGGCCGCAAGAGGTCGTCAAACTGCTCTGCACGCGATTGCGCCAGGAGCGCCTGGCCCAGCAGATGACGCAGGCTGAAGTAGCCGCTCGTGCCGGCATCGGGGTCGGTACTCTGTCCAATCTGGAGGCGGGGCGTAGCGTAGCGTTCGACAGTGTCGTTCGCGTGGCCATGGTTCTGGGGCGTCTCAATGAATTGGAGGCGTTGTTCCGGCCGCAACTGGATAGCCTAGACGACGTCCTTCGTTACGAGCATGGTGTTCAGCGTCAGCGTGTCAGAAGGAAGTCCGGCAATGCTTGAGCGGGTAGACGTCTACTACGATGGCTGGGGAGAGCATTGGCGCTGGGGTTCGCTCGTATCCTCGACCGCGCTCACCGGGCGCCCGCTGGTTGCCTTCGAGTATAGCGAAGAGGCATTGGGGCGGAGGCTGGAACTGTCGGCGCTACGATTACCCCTGAAGGGGCCAAGGTTGCGCAAGGACTTTCCCGATCATCAGCTATGGCTGCCCGGGCCGGTCT is part of the Pseudomonas sp. ABC1 genome and encodes:
- the pheT gene encoding phenylalanine--tRNA ligase subunit beta, whose amino-acid sequence is MKFSEQWLRSWVNPDVSSDELVARLSMRGLEVDSATPVAGAFSGVVIGEVLSAEQHPDADKLRVCQVSDGAQTLQVVCGAPNVRPGLRIPFATIGAELPGGFKIKKAKLRGVESNGMLCSASELQISDENDGLLELAADAPVGADIREYLGLDDISIEIGLTPNRGDCLSIAGLARDVGAIYGEPVQALEVVPVSAVHDEVRSVEVAAPEACPRYLGRVIRNIDISRPTPVWMVERLRRSDIRSIDAVVDITNYVMLELGQPLHAFDLKQIQGGVRVRMAEEGEQLVLLDGQKVTLRADTLVIADHERALAIAGVMGGEFSGVAKDTRDLFLESAFFDTIALAGKARSYGLHTDASHRYERGVDAELARKAIERATALLLEIVGGEPGHVIEALSKDHLPSVAPITLRHERIEQLLGLSLPDEQVVALLSALELKLLEQSPGVWFVEVPRHRFDISLEVDLIEEIARLYGYDRLPVRYPQVRLAPGARSESSIELPALRKTLVARGYQEAITYSFIDAKSFAQFHPDQQPLSLSNPISADLSVMRSSLWPGLVKALQYNLNRQRTRVRLFEAGLRFVGQLQNGLEGLIQERVLSGLLSGARFPESWSNSRDTFDFFDAKADVEALLAVAGDSAAYRFVVGEHPALHPGQTARIERDGRLVGFVGSLHPRLASELGIEQPVYLFELLVPELLEGSLPQFVELSRFPEVRRDLALLIERDIPAGAVLEAIREVAGEYLTDVRLFDVYQGKGIDPLSKSLAVGLTWQHPSRTLNDDEINSALQGTLDLLRDRFNATLRK
- the ihfA gene encoding integration host factor subunit alpha encodes the protein MAALTKAEMAERLHEELGLNKREAKELVELFFEEIRQALEQNEQVKLSGFGNFDLRDKRQRPGRNPKTGEEIPITARRVVTFRPGQKLKARVEAYAGTKS
- a CDS encoding MerR family transcriptional regulator, which gives rise to MLEPSHNDELPTIPGKRYFTIGEVSELCLVKPHVLRYWEQEFPQLSPVKRRGNRRYYQRQDVLMIRQIRGLLYDEGFTIGGARQRLSGEAAHDNSTQYKQLIRQTITELEEVLLVLQA
- the hxsA gene encoding His-Xaa-Ser repeat protein HxsA; this encodes MKLISRWKLLIGQTIAMLPVVATSMAQANQVALAGSDWTPRASDGPPVFKNTLNSADAINIYAAHRSHSSHRSHSSHRSHYSGSGGGYSAPRQYTPPPAPAPRTSYSNPSPGPAHGSSSNFNGTPSSSTSNTQVPSQKARPAGSDLSLLIMRVQMALMVKKYYTGSIDGIMGNGTRGALMAFQMDSGLAISGKMDTATLNALGVAIP
- the hxsC gene encoding His-Xaa-Ser system radical SAM maturase HxsC; translation: MLRLDTQFDIHNLTCTRLFKVITPAELIEKGTAVCAGEASLSDFALWLEEPESAYSQQLLSLPVGGLILPGSETAIDDFHGPQISNPNDLSVVQPGDVIVVSPDSRVVRVLYRRGSNSNLMFMTDRCNSLCLMCSQPPKDIDDLWHVEENLRLIDLMDPGEEQVGISGGEPTLHKEGLLAIIAKAKEVIAEKSLHLLSNGRLQSDSNWISDLKGIDHPYLTWGIPLYADNADDHDHVVQSPGAFSETLQGLYNLARANQRIEVRVVLSKLTAPRLPELAHFIFRNMPFVQHVALMGIENMGLAKKHYDELWIDPLDYQKELGLAAHFLDIRGVPVSVYNLPLCVLEPSLFTFYRQSISDWKNLFIDACQDCAAVTQCAGFFKSHSSRWQSRGIRPLTAVELGTYARRAI
- the hxsB gene encoding His-Xaa-Ser system radical SAM maturase HxsB, with the translated sequence MALVAREVGYKLLPFRFLRMEDTSTNNVLITAETGEYLFISAQQLRQLVDKQLERGTSLYKDLLARHFIFEPQRHNPIPEIAAQYRSRKEFLFGGPALHLFVVTLRCNHTCQYCQVSRAPLGGSGHDMSPEHARHAVDRLFESPSPVLTVEFQGGEPLLAFDRIRQIVEAVVERNEHAKRSIQFVISSTLHHLTDEILDFAKTHGIQFSTSLDGPAFLHNANRPTPGKDAYERTLEGIEKVRERLGSDAVSALTTLTARSLQYPQAIIDEYVLRGFNSIALRPLSPYGFAKKSSQRLDYSMDEYLDFYKASLAYLIKINQQGVYLSEGYTSLLLSNVLTPFSSGYVDLRSPLGAGLGTLLYNYDGDVYPSDEARMLLEMGENGLKLGHVTQPLQRLLSSPVIELLLSAGVAEALPGCSDCALVPYCGADPIEHFARQGDPVGHRAFSTFCQKNSELLTHLFRLLRDGDEATQRVLLSWLSRRSLGDLPVAGYRG
- the hxsD gene encoding His-Xaa-Ser system protein HxsD; translation: MTWVLTVVIDESTYPLRVAQKSAYALSSTLSILIARQEGCLHLTVTPADPRIDAPQLSEAYARMLITRSLNDFSLREQIQQETAGLRELLAGVALREAGV
- a CDS encoding helix-turn-helix domain-containing protein; this translates as MMNLSLTRPQEVVKLLCTRLRQERLAQQMTQAEVAARAGIGVGTLSNLEAGRSVAFDSVVRVAMVLGRLNELEALFRPQLDSLDDVLRYEHGVQRQRVRRKSGNA